A portion of the Bacillus sp. es.034 genome contains these proteins:
- a CDS encoding DRTGG domain-containing protein, with amino-acid sequence MATKHEQILEYIDTLPVGEKISVRQIAKALTVSEGTAYRAIKDAETKGYVSTIERVGTIRIEQKKKENIEKLTYAEVVNIIDGQVLGGRSGLHKMLNKFVIGAMKLEAMMRYTEAGNLLIIGNRTQAQEHALRAGAAVLITGGFDADEDVKKLADELELPIISTSYDTFTVATMINRAIYDQLIKKEIVLVEDILTKVDDTIYLHLDDTLEEWFEKNQYTFHSRFPVVDRNLKVHGMVTSKDVMGQEKYAGIDKIMTKQPITVSPNTSVASAAHIMIWEGIELLPVVNEQNKLQGIISRQDVLKALQMIQRQPQVGETIDDLISNAVEVVGEKKDNKEIYQFAVTPQMTTGIGTLSYGVFTTLMTEAANRALKPYKKGDLVIENMTIYFIKPVQMESILEIHPKVLDVGRKFGKVDVEVYNEGVLMGKSLMICQLIDRH; translated from the coding sequence TTGGCTACAAAACACGAACAAATACTGGAGTACATAGATACCCTGCCTGTCGGAGAAAAGATCTCCGTTCGCCAGATCGCAAAAGCACTGACCGTCAGCGAAGGAACGGCATACCGGGCGATCAAGGATGCCGAAACGAAAGGCTACGTCAGCACCATCGAACGCGTCGGAACGATCCGCATCGAACAGAAGAAGAAAGAAAATATCGAAAAGCTCACCTACGCAGAAGTGGTCAACATCATTGATGGACAAGTACTCGGTGGAAGATCCGGCCTGCATAAAATGCTCAACAAGTTTGTCATTGGAGCCATGAAGCTTGAAGCCATGATGAGATACACGGAAGCCGGAAACCTCTTGATCATCGGGAACCGGACCCAGGCCCAGGAACATGCATTGCGTGCAGGGGCTGCCGTTCTAATCACCGGGGGATTTGATGCAGACGAAGACGTCAAGAAGCTCGCAGATGAACTCGAACTCCCGATCATCTCCACTTCCTATGACACCTTTACCGTCGCCACTATGATCAACCGGGCCATTTACGATCAGCTCATAAAAAAAGAGATCGTGTTAGTGGAAGACATTTTAACCAAAGTGGATGATACGATTTATCTGCATTTGGATGACACGTTGGAAGAATGGTTCGAAAAGAATCAGTACACTTTCCACAGCCGTTTCCCTGTCGTGGACAGAAACCTGAAAGTCCATGGCATGGTGACTTCTAAAGACGTCATGGGCCAGGAAAAGTATGCAGGCATCGATAAGATCATGACGAAGCAGCCAATCACGGTCAGCCCGAATACGAGTGTCGCATCCGCCGCCCATATCATGATCTGGGAAGGGATCGAATTACTTCCCGTCGTCAATGAACAGAACAAGCTGCAGGGGATCATCAGCCGTCAGGACGTTTTGAAAGCACTGCAAATGATCCAGCGTCAGCCGCAGGTCGGGGAGACGATCGATGACCTCATTTCAAACGCAGTAGAAGTAGTCGGGGAGAAGAAAGACAACAAAGAAATCTACCAATTTGCCGTCACACCGCAGATGACAACGGGAATCGGAACGCTTTCCTATGGTGTATTCACCACCTTAATGACAGAAGCCGCCAACCGTGCACTGAAGCCGTACAAAAAAGGCGACCTCGTCATCGAAAACATGACTATTTACTTTATCAAGCCTGTCCAAATGGAAAGCATACTCGAAATCCATCCAAAGGTACTCGACGTCGGGAGGAAATTTGGTAAAGTGGATGTAGAGGTATATAACGAAGGGGTATTAATGGGGAAATCCCTGATGATTTGTCAGCTGATCGACAGGCATTAA
- a CDS encoding YtpI family protein, translating to MYFLALLIVVTFTFYVFYKIRQVRTRRPMEKKWLSAKASIALGLFVALFGINQLFLFPGTLTYVIGALFILIGLGSCWAGYKMYKHVLPFAQREAKELDNQ from the coding sequence ATGTATTTTCTCGCATTACTGATCGTCGTCACGTTCACGTTCTATGTCTTTTATAAAATAAGACAAGTGCGGACACGACGACCGATGGAAAAGAAATGGTTATCGGCTAAAGCAAGCATTGCCCTTGGGCTGTTCGTTGCCCTGTTTGGGATCAATCAGCTGTTTTTATTCCCTGGTACGCTGACGTATGTCATCGGCGCGCTTTTCATCCTTATTGGACTCGGAAGCTGCTGGGCTGGATATAAAATGTACAAGCATGTGCTCCCTTTTGCACAGAGGGAAGCTAAGGAACTGGATAACCAATAA
- a CDS encoding bifunctional oligoribonuclease/PAP phosphatase NrnA produces the protein MKEQILNLIKQYETIIVHRHVRPDPDAYGSQGGLVEMLKASFPEKNIYAVGKEEETLHYLKRLDVIEDSVFEGALIIVCDTANEERICDRRYKLGDKLVKIDHHPNEDAYGDHLWIDTTASSVSEMIYEFYQFGKDKGLTLPDSGARLLFAGIVGDTGRFLYPSTTQKTFDIAGELIRYDFDRNELFNKMYEVDSNVTKLNGYVLQNFEMDGDGCGMMVMTKDILEEHAVVPSEASLLVSTLGNVKGMKAWVFFIEEHDQIRVRLRSKGPVINTIAKKYNGGGHPLAAGASIYSWGEKEEVMKDLREVCRNHQ, from the coding sequence ATGAAAGAACAAATCCTGAACCTTATCAAACAATATGAAACGATCATTGTACATAGACATGTCCGCCCCGACCCGGATGCATACGGATCCCAGGGAGGACTCGTGGAAATGCTGAAAGCCTCTTTCCCTGAGAAAAACATTTATGCCGTCGGAAAAGAAGAGGAAACCCTTCATTACTTAAAGCGTCTCGATGTTATCGAAGATTCCGTATTCGAAGGGGCCCTGATCATTGTCTGCGATACGGCCAACGAAGAACGGATCTGTGACCGACGCTACAAACTCGGTGACAAGCTTGTGAAGATCGATCACCATCCAAACGAGGATGCATACGGAGATCACCTCTGGATTGATACCACAGCGAGTTCCGTCAGTGAAATGATTTATGAATTTTATCAGTTCGGAAAAGACAAAGGATTGACATTGCCTGATTCAGGGGCACGACTCCTGTTTGCAGGGATTGTCGGCGATACGGGAAGATTCCTGTATCCAAGTACTACTCAGAAGACGTTTGACATTGCGGGTGAGTTGATCCGATATGATTTTGACCGGAACGAATTATTCAATAAAATGTATGAAGTCGATTCCAACGTCACGAAGCTTAACGGATATGTGCTGCAAAACTTCGAGATGGATGGGGATGGCTGCGGGATGATGGTCATGACGAAGGATATCCTCGAAGAGCACGCCGTCGTACCATCTGAAGCTTCCCTTCTTGTCAGTACATTGGGGAATGTAAAAGGCATGAAAGCATGGGTCTTCTTTATTGAAGAACATGATCAAATCAGGGTTCGTCTTCGCTCGAAGGGTCCTGTCATCAACACCATCGCCAAGAAATACAACGGCGGCGGACATCCCCTGGCTGCAGGGGCGTCCATTTATTCATGGGGAGAGAAAGAAGAAGTGATGAAGGATCTACGGGAAGTGTGCAGGAATCATCAATAG
- a CDS encoding heterocycloanthracin/sonorensin family bacteriocin: MNNFHNELQNLNVGDFQATQPVSWDQNMYDPNDERLFFGGCFGFGFACFFSCFGCGGCFRCGGCGGCFRCGGGGRCGGCGRCGRCGR, translated from the coding sequence ATGAATAATTTTCATAATGAACTTCAGAATTTGAATGTAGGTGATTTCCAGGCAACACAGCCCGTTTCCTGGGATCAGAATATGTATGATCCGAATGACGAACGACTTTTTTTTGGAGGCTGTTTCGGTTTTGGATTCGCATGCTTCTTTAGCTGCTTCGGGTGTGGTGGATGCTTCCGTTGCGGTGGTTGCGGAGGATGCTTCCGCTGTGGTGGAGGAGGACGATGTGGCGGTTGCGGCAGATGCGGACGCTGCGGTCGTTAA
- a CDS encoding putative thiazole-containing bacteriocin maturation protein yields the protein MEKLNPSMRLKVKRDTFYLPDRDSGVYFRNNLCSFRMEGSGIDQWVEKLLPMFNGEYSLEYLTNGLPEPYQNRVMEIAEVLLKNGFVRDVSRDLPHDLPRHAVKKFASQIEFVDSLADSGASRFETYRHGNVLAVGSGPLLTSLVSSLIESGLAKVQVLVTDEVPTNRKRLVELVDHARKNDFEVELHEVGFSESGWRETIRPYDSIVYVTQNENLEELDLLHAISRADQKLLIPAICHKQKCIAGPIIHPDSEAGWESAWRRLHGTALRKQGECHAESAVPGAMIANMITFELFKEMTGVTKPDQRNRLFLLDTETLEGSWHSFLPHPLETGLGAEPVLNLETRLDQVSERSDPEKLLYFFSLLTSQETGIFHVWQEGDTKQLPLAQCRVQPVDGRSEGPAELLDAEVCSALTHAEARREAGLRGIERYASRLGSMMVPRDTGEPMAVSTGVTFAECVGRGLQSCLTDELRKRESVQKNIISRLELEAVEDETCRFYLKALTTMQKETDIGLGEDLHGFPVVYARGRDGWYGNTGFTITMALRNSLQQALFQAQNGTDAFEAHPVAVALEKDNVQRIIIPEGEDRIESYHLKEALNTLKVNQKQVTVYELAIEPVFRQELEGVFGVLLREEEVQ from the coding sequence ATGGAAAAATTGAACCCTTCTATGCGTTTAAAAGTGAAGAGGGATACGTTTTACCTCCCAGATCGGGACAGCGGTGTGTATTTCCGAAATAACCTATGCTCTTTCCGTATGGAGGGAAGCGGCATTGATCAATGGGTGGAGAAGCTCTTGCCGATGTTCAATGGGGAGTACTCCCTTGAATATTTGACAAACGGACTGCCTGAACCTTATCAAAATAGGGTCATGGAAATAGCAGAGGTGTTGCTTAAGAATGGATTTGTTCGGGACGTAAGCAGGGACCTGCCACATGACCTGCCTCGACACGCAGTGAAAAAATTCGCATCACAGATTGAGTTCGTCGATAGTTTGGCAGACTCAGGTGCTTCACGGTTTGAAACCTATCGTCATGGGAACGTCCTGGCAGTTGGGTCTGGTCCTCTTCTGACTTCATTGGTTTCATCACTTATTGAATCCGGCTTGGCGAAGGTGCAGGTGCTTGTGACCGATGAGGTACCTACGAACAGAAAGCGGCTCGTTGAACTTGTGGACCATGCCCGTAAAAACGATTTCGAGGTAGAGCTTCATGAAGTGGGATTCAGTGAATCCGGATGGCGGGAGACTATAAGGCCTTATGATTCGATTGTATATGTAACTCAAAACGAAAACCTCGAGGAACTCGACCTTCTTCATGCCATTAGCAGGGCAGATCAAAAGCTGTTGATTCCGGCGATTTGTCACAAGCAAAAGTGTATCGCAGGACCTATCATACATCCTGATTCCGAGGCGGGATGGGAATCTGCATGGAGGCGTCTCCACGGGACTGCCTTGCGAAAACAAGGGGAGTGTCATGCTGAGTCGGCGGTGCCTGGTGCGATGATTGCGAACATGATTACATTTGAACTATTCAAAGAGATGACAGGAGTAACAAAACCGGATCAGCGAAACCGGCTCTTTCTACTGGATACCGAAACACTTGAAGGAAGCTGGCATTCCTTTTTACCACATCCCCTGGAAACAGGACTCGGGGCTGAACCTGTGCTGAATCTTGAAACCCGTCTGGACCAGGTGTCAGAAAGGTCTGATCCTGAAAAACTGCTGTATTTCTTCAGTTTGCTCACGTCCCAAGAAACAGGGATCTTTCATGTATGGCAGGAAGGGGATACGAAGCAGCTTCCGTTGGCTCAATGCCGTGTGCAGCCTGTTGACGGACGTTCTGAAGGTCCGGCAGAACTGTTGGATGCGGAGGTATGCAGTGCTTTGACCCATGCAGAGGCACGTCGCGAAGCCGGGTTAAGGGGAATAGAGAGATACGCTTCAAGGCTGGGAAGCATGATGGTCCCACGTGATACTGGTGAACCCATGGCGGTCTCTACAGGGGTGACGTTTGCAGAATGCGTGGGCCGCGGTCTACAGAGTTGTTTGACGGATGAGTTGAGAAAAAGGGAATCCGTTCAAAAGAACATCATTTCTCGTCTTGAACTAGAGGCGGTGGAAGATGAAACATGCCGTTTTTATCTAAAGGCACTGACCACCATGCAAAAGGAAACTGACATCGGATTAGGGGAAGATCTGCATGGATTTCCGGTTGTTTATGCTCGGGGAAGAGATGGCTGGTACGGAAATACAGGTTTCACGATCACTATGGCGCTGAGGAACTCTCTGCAGCAAGCACTCTTTCAAGCCCAGAACGGGACGGATGCATTCGAGGCACATCCTGTTGCCGTTGCTTTGGAGAAAGATAATGTACAGAGAATCATCATTCCGGAGGGAGAAGATCGGATCGAGTCTTATCATCTGAAAGAAGCTCTTAACACTTTGAAAGTGAATCAGAAACAGGTAACGGTGTATGAACTGGCTATTGAACCTGTATTCAGACAGGAGTTGGAAGGTGTATTTGGTGTGCTGCTGCGAGAGGAGGAAGTGCAATGA